The DNA region GATATTTTTTGAGCACCGCAAAGGCCTTTTGCGCTGCCCCGGCCTCTCCTCCGCCAAAGTTGATCCCGACCGGAAGCTCCGGCAGCGACCCGTTCGGCACCTGCTCAGGCCCGTCGGCCGTATAAAGCTGCGATTTCGTAAATCCTGCATCGACGAGCATCTTGTGGATCTGCTCCATGTACACATGGTCGTTGCCGTAGGAGCCGTACTCGTTTTCCACCTGGGTGAGAATGATGGGACCGCCGTTGCCGATCTGCAGTGGCGCGAGTTCCTTGCCGAGACGCGCGATCCACTGCTTCGTCGGCGCAATAAATTTAGGGTCGCTGCTGCGCACAACCATGCTGTGGTCCTTCAACAGCCATGCCGGATAGCCGCCCCACTCCCACTCGGCGCAGACATAAGGGCCGGGACGCAGGATAACGTAGAGGCCCTCCTGTTGGGCCTCGCGGATAAACTCAGCTACGTCCCTGTTACCGGAGAAGTCGTAGACGCCGGGCCTCTGCTCATGCTCGTTCCAGAAGACGTAGGTCGTGATGGTATTGAGGCCCATAGCCTTCGCCATCCTGAAGCGGGCACGCCAGTCCGCGCGAGGGATGCGCGGGTAGTGCATCTCGCCGGAGATGACCTGAAACGGCTTGCCATCGAGCGCGAAGTGATTTCCCTGCACGGCGAAGGTATGCGGCGTATGGGGTTGCGCGGCCCGTGCGTGAACCATCGAGAGCGAACAGAGCAGCAGCAGAAAAAGAGAGAATTTGAAACGCACAAAACACCTCAATAGTGGGGCTCTGTCAGCAGACATTGGTGGAGACGACTTGATGACTCTGCCATTCTATGACGGTTAAGCGAGGTAATGAGAAATGGAAAACGCAAAGAAACGGCGGCCATTGCTGGCCGCCCTTCTGTAGTGGATTCAAGTCAGTCAGGCTAGAAAGTGAACTTTCCGGCCAGTTGGAATATGCGCGGATCGGCGGCGGCGGTTGCATCGCCGAAGGTACTGCCCGAACTGAGCGTGGTGGTGAATCTGTTGAAGTTGGGATGATTGAGAGCATTGAATGCCTCCAGCCGCAGTTGGAAGGCAAGGCGCTCATGTATAGGGAAGGTACGGCTGAGTGCAGCGTCCACGTTGTAGTAGTTGGGTTGGCGAAAGGCGTTGCGGCCAAGGTTGCCGAGCGTACCGATAGCGTTCGTCGTAAAGGCGGCGCTGTTGAGGTAGGCAAGGTTGCCCGGCGTCTTTTGGTAGATCTGCGCATGGGTGTAGACCGCATTGGGATTGATCACGTTCGGCCGGTCGTTACCTTGTCCGGTGAGCGAGTTATCGGTGCCGGTGGTGACGTTGAGAGGCAGGCCGCTCAGAATCCGAACGATGGGAGCAATCTGCCAGTTGTTAACCACTCCTCCCGCAATTCCATGCAGGCTGGAGAAGTGGCTTGACGCAACGATAGAGGTGTTGAAGATGTGGCGCACATCAAAGCCGCAGTTGGCGCGGTCGAGACGCGGATTGTTGGAATCCTCAAAGATCGGCAGCGCGATATCGCCCGGTGCGTCGCCGACGCTGATGCAATGCGACCAGGTGTAGTTCGCGAGGAAGCTGAAGTTATTGGACATGCGGTGCTGAATAGCCGCAATGACACCGCTATAGGTGGAGTCGTTGCCATCGCTGATGAGGGTCATGGTCGGGCTGTAGCCCTGTCCCTGCACCGGGTTGGCGAGCGAGAGAACGGTGCGGAGGTTGGAGTTGCCCGTCGAGGAGCAAGCCTTGCCCACGCCGGGGGAGATGGTCAGAGCACCGCAGGAGCCAGGGCCTGTCCATATGCCGGGGATGTAGACAGCCTGGTTAATACCCCGGCCGAGCCAGAGGTGAGAGTTGTGATCGCCGAGATAGTTGATGGAGAAGCTCCAGCCGCGGCCGAGGTCCTGTTGGACGCTGGCCGTCCACTGATTGACGGTCGGCGTTTGAATGTGGCGAGGCATAAGAATATAGAGCGTGTTGGTCGGGAACGGGGCGCTGGCGTTGGGCGGATAGACTCCCGGGAACGGATCGCCGCCGGGGTATCCGGCCCACGGTTGGCTGAAGCTGAACTGACCGTTCAGGTCGATCTCGTTGACGAACGGAGGATTGGACGTCAGGCGCTGCGAGGTATACAGAGCAGGCGAGTCATACATGATCGCGCCGCCGAAGCGGAAGATCGTCCTGCCCGTTCCATAAGGATCGTAGGTGAGCGCCGCTCTCGGAGAGAAATTGGCGAGCCGATTGTCGGTAAAAGATTTGGGCACCCCGGCATCGCCGTAGTAGAACGATCCCGCTGGCGCATTGGGGAACTTGGTGCTGTGCTGGTTGGCATCAAAGGCGGAGCGGATAAAGGTGCTGCCACGTCCGAACTTGTCGGTCTGGTAGAGATTTGGCTCCCAGCGGAGGCCGATGTTAACGGTGAGGCGCTGGGTGAAGTGGTAGGTATCCTGCCCGTAGATGCTGAACATGGTCTGGCGATACGTCGTCTGCTGGGCGCGGCTCTGGCTGAAGCTGCTCATCTGGCCGGTCAGGAAGTCGATGAGCGGTTCGCCGACGTTCTTGTTCTTCGCGCCGCTGAGCTGGCCGCTGAAGGTGTAGTCGCCGTTGAAGAGATAGCCCGTGTTGGTGTTGTCGCCGGTACGGATGATCTCGCCGCCGAAGGCAAACTGGTGTTTGCCGTGGAGGTAGTCGACATCGTTGGTGAAGTCTTCGGTGTTGACGTTGAAGAAGCCGGGCGCGCAGGTGCCGCAGCCGGTCGAGAAGTTATTAGTGACGTTGAGCCGTAGGTCGACCGGAGCATAGACATACAGGTTGGCCCCAAGCGTGGTGGCATTGATGCCTCCGGCGGTAGGACCACGGGTGTCCCGGCGGCGGCTGTAAGTTCCGTGGAAGGTGTTCACCAGATGCGGCGTGACGATGAAGGTATCACCTAGTGTGAACGTTTGGACCCGTTCCGAATTACCCGCCGTGCTTGTGAGCAGGATGTTCGTCGGCGAGTAGTAGCTGGGCTGGTTGTAGTTGGTGATGAAGTAGCGGCCAAAGAGGGAGTGCCGTGCGCTCCAGGTGTAATCCAGCCGGCCAATGTACTGGTCCTCCGTACTGTTGGCGGGAAGGGCGATGTTGACCAGGCCATACTGGTCGGCCTGCGAGTTGGGCAGGTACTTGATCAGGTTCAGGGTCTGCTGGTTGAGACTGCTCTGCGGAATCTTGCGGGTCGCGGAGATGTCAGCGCCGGTGACAGGATCGACGATTTTCGTCGATGCGATTCCGCATCTGCTGGCTGTCTTGGAAGGCTGCTGGCTGAAGTCTCCGGTCAACTCTGCTGGAGTGGGAATGCAGTAGGAGGTGGCGTTGCCGACTTGCTTGTTACGCGTCCCCTGATAGCCGCCGAAGAAGAAGAGCTTGTCGGTGATGATCTTGCCGCCGAGCGTACCGCCGAACTGGTTGCGCTTGAGGGTGTCCTTCGCGGTTGAGAAGAAGTTAGTGGAGTTGATGATGTTGTTGCGCAGAAATTCGAAGACCGTGCCATGCCACTGGTTGGTGCCGGAGTTGGTGACGACGTTGACCAGAGCGCCGGGATGGACGCCGTTGCGGGCAGGAAGGCTATTATTTTCGACCGAGAATTCGTGCAGCGCATCGGGGAACGGAAAGGGCAGGTTGACGTTGGTGAAGTTGTCGACGTGGTATCCGCCGTCGAGGACGTAGTTGTTGTAGTTGCCCTGTCCGCCAGCGACGGCGATGACGGTAGAACTCTGGTAGTTCTTGCTGCCGGTCAGGTCGCCGGTGGGTGCGGTCACGGCACCGCCAGAGATGAGGATAAGGTCAGTGGCCTGACGACCGTTGAGGGGAAGCTCCGTGATGCGCTTCTGATCGATGACCTGTTTGAAGCTGCTGGTTTCGGTGTCGAGAGCAGCACCGGTTGCCTGAACCTCGACTTGCTCGGTCGAACTGCCGACGGTCAGGGCTGGGTTGATCTGGATGTTGTTTCCGACCTCCAGAACACCGGTGCGAGTGTAGCCCTGAAAGCCCGGCGCCGCGATGACCAGACTGTAGGCGCCGACTGGAAGATTCGGGAGACTGAAGATGCCGGCGCCGTCGGTAGCAGTGGCCCGCGAGGTATGGGTGCCGGTATTGGTAAAGGTGACTTTGGCGTTCGGGATGGAAGCGCCGGTGGGGTCAGTGACCGTGCCCTGAACACTTGCGGTACCCGCAGTCTGTGCATGCGCGAGAAAGGATGTGCCGATCAGGAGGGCAGTCAACACGAGAAGCGAACAGAAGCGCTTCATGGGGACGCCGGATGAGCTTAGGAATTTCATTTTGGTAGGACCTCCTAAATTGGTGCTGCTTAATCCCTCTTGCAATTGGCTTCGTGACCGGACTCGGTTGAGGGTGTGTGAGGAATATAGGCGGCAAGTTAAACGGCTGTCAACCGGAATGATTCCGTGACAGAAATTTCGAAGAGTTCTCCCGAGCGTATTCCGCCGCCCGGCGACGGCTATTTTTGGGCCAGGGCAACGCGAGGAATCTGCTGAAGATCTGCAATAAAGCCGACATTTCGCCAATTACCCAGCAAATCAGCGAGTGCTTCCTTCTGGCCATGGCCGATTTCGAGCGCAAGCAGGCCCCCGGGATTGAGCGCTGCGTGTGCCTGCGGGATCAGTCGCCGGTAGATATCGAGGCCAAGTCCGCCGCTGAAAAGAGCTTGCGCAGGCTCATAATCGCGCACTTCGGGATGGAGTCCATCGCGATCACTCTCCGGGATATAGGGAGGATTACTGACGATGGCGTCGAAGGCTCCGGTCCGGTCTTTTTGCGGGAGGCCCGTGAGCAGGTCGGACAGGAG from Edaphobacter paludis includes:
- a CDS encoding carboxypeptidase regulatory-like domain-containing protein: MKFLSSSGVPMKRFCSLLVLTALLIGTSFLAHAQTAGTASVQGTVTDPTGASIPNAKVTFTNTGTHTSRATATDGAGIFSLPNLPVGAYSLVIAAPGFQGYTRTGVLEVGNNIQINPALTVGSSTEQVEVQATGAALDTETSSFKQVIDQKRITELPLNGRQATDLILISGGAVTAPTGDLTGSKNYQSSTVIAVAGGQGNYNNYVLDGGYHVDNFTNVNLPFPFPDALHEFSVENNSLPARNGVHPGALVNVVTNSGTNQWHGTVFEFLRNNIINSTNFFSTAKDTLKRNQFGGTLGGKIITDKLFFFGGYQGTRNKQVGNATSYCIPTPAELTGDFSQQPSKTASRCGIASTKIVDPVTGADISATRKIPQSSLNQQTLNLIKYLPNSQADQYGLVNIALPANSTEDQYIGRLDYTWSARHSLFGRYFITNYNQPSYYSPTNILLTSTAGNSERVQTFTLGDTFIVTPHLVNTFHGTYSRRRDTRGPTAGGINATTLGANLYVYAPVDLRLNVTNNFSTGCGTCAPGFFNVNTEDFTNDVDYLHGKHQFAFGGEIIRTGDNTNTGYLFNGDYTFSGQLSGAKNKNVGEPLIDFLTGQMSSFSQSRAQQTTYRQTMFSIYGQDTYHFTQRLTVNIGLRWEPNLYQTDKFGRGSTFIRSAFDANQHSTKFPNAPAGSFYYGDAGVPKSFTDNRLANFSPRAALTYDPYGTGRTIFRFGGAIMYDSPALYTSQRLTSNPPFVNEIDLNGQFSFSQPWAGYPGGDPFPGVYPPNASAPFPTNTLYILMPRHIQTPTVNQWTASVQQDLGRGWSFSINYLGDHNSHLWLGRGINQAVYIPGIWTGPGSCGALTISPGVGKACSSTGNSNLRTVLSLANPVQGQGYSPTMTLISDGNDSTYSGVIAAIQHRMSNNFSFLANYTWSHCISVGDAPGDIALPIFEDSNNPRLDRANCGFDVRHIFNTSIVASSHFSSLHGIAGGVVNNWQIAPIVRILSGLPLNVTTGTDNSLTGQGNDRPNVINPNAVYTHAQIYQKTPGNLAYLNSAAFTTNAIGTLGNLGRNAFRQPNYYNVDAALSRTFPIHERLAFQLRLEAFNALNHPNFNRFTTTLSSGSTFGDATAAADPRIFQLAGKFTF